In one window of Henckelia pumila isolate YLH828 chromosome 1, ASM3356847v2, whole genome shotgun sequence DNA:
- the LOC140864318 gene encoding uncharacterized protein, whose protein sequence is MSFGLTNAPAVFMDLMNRVFQPYLDQFVIVFIDDILIYSKDRVEHSQHLRTVLEVLRERKLFAKFDKCEFWLERVAFLGFIISESGVEVDPSKVQAVKEWSVPRNASEIRSFLGLAGYYRMFIKGFSSIAVPLTALTKKNAKFFWSPKCQESFDVLKEALTSAPVLAMPSGQGDFVVYTDASKLGLGAVLMQRDRVIAYSPRQLKEQEKNYPNHDLEVAQEVDEQLSKWRQRADERGSDLYSVVDGIVRDPRFTSTFGKSLHAALGMQLLFSTAFHPQKDGQSERVIQILEDLLRTCVIDFHDSWESRLPLVEFAYNNSYHATIGMAPYEALYGRPCRSPVLWTEVGERLEMGPEIVQQTAEVVAKIRDRMRTAQSRQKSYADHRRRDLEFSVGDHVFVRVDPMKGVMRFGKKGKLSPRFIGPFEILDRVGALAYRVALSPNLDGVHNVFHVSMLRKYISNPSHVLSSEPLQLSPHMTYEERPVQILDRQERRLRNKSIPMVKVSWQNHSDEEATWEAEADIRTRYPELFGKS, encoded by the exons ATGTCGTTCGGGTTGACGAACGCAcccgcggttttcatggatcttatgaaccgcgtgttccAGCCGTAtttggatcagtttgtcattgtcttcattgatgatattctcaTTTACTCAAAAGATAGAGTGGAGCATTCGCAGCATTTGAGGACGGTTCTAGAGGTGCTCCGAGAGCGGAAGTTGTTTGCTAAGTTCgacaaatgtgaattttggttggagAGAGTAGCATTCTTGGGTTTTATCATTTCCGAGAGCGGTGTTGAGGTAGACCCCTCCAAAGTTCAAGCAGTTAAGGAGTGGTCAGTACCTAGGAACgcatcggagattcgcagttttctcgGATTGGCCGGTTATTACAGGATGTTTATCAAGGGCTTTTCATCCATTGCGGTGCCCTTAACAGCATTGACTAAGAAGAATGCTAAGTTTTTTTGGAGTCCAAAGTGCCAAGAGAGCTTCGATGTGTTGAAGGAGGCACTTACGTCGGCACCAGTGTTAGCCATGCCATCagggcaaggtgattttgtggtttacactgatgcttccaagttgggtTTGGGAGCAGTTCTTATGCAGCGAGATAGAGTTATTGCTTATTCTCCTAGGCAGTTGAAGGAGCAAGAGAAGAACTACCCTaatcatgatttgga AGTTGCTCAAGAAGTTGATGAGCAGTTGAgtaagtggagacagagagccGACGAGAGAGGCAGTGATCTGTATTCGGTAGTAGATGGGATCGTGAG agatccgcgatttacgtCGACTTTTGGGAAGAGTCTTCATGCGGCATTGGGTATGCAGCTTTTGTTTAGTACCGCCTTTCACCCACAGAAGGATGGACAGtccgagagggtgatccagattctggaggatcttttgagaaCCTGTGTTATTGACTTCCATGATAGTTGGGAGTCGAGgttaccattggtggagtttgcttataacaatagctatcatGCCACCATTGGTATGGCGCCTTACGAGGCACTCTATGGGAGACCGTGTAGATCACCGGTATTATGGACCGAGGTTGGTGAGAGGTTAGAGATGGGACCCGAAATTGTTCAGCAGACTGCCGaagttgtagccaagatccgtgataggatgaggactgcacaGAGCAGGCAGAAGTCTTATGCCGATCATAGGAGAAGggacttggagttctcggtgggaGATCATGTGTTCGTCCGAGTGGATCCTATGAAGGGTGTCAtgagatttgggaagaaaggaaaaTTATCACCGAGGTTCATCGGACCCTTCGAGATATTGGACAGAGTAGGGGCATTAGCCTATAGGGTGGCCTTGTCACCTAACCTTGATGGAGTTcataatgtcttccatgtgtcgatgttgaggaaatacATCTCGAATCCGTCCCATGTGCTCAGTTCGGAACCACTCCAGTTATCTCCTCACATGACTTATGAGGAGAGGCCCGTTCAGATTCTGGATAGGcaggagagaagactccgtaaTAAGTCGATCCCCATGGTCAAAGTGAGTTGGCAGAATCACTcagatgaagaggccacttgggaggCAGAGGCAGATATTAGGACTCGTTATCCAGAACTCTTTGGTAAGTcttaa